One segment of Thermosynechococcus sp. HN-54 DNA contains the following:
- the folP gene encoding dihydropteroate synthase — MKGWYVGDRALVWGERTYTMGILNITPDSFSDGGDFFNPASAVAHALEMVAAGVDVIDVGGESTRPGASEVPISAELARVLPVIEGIRQQSQIPISIDTTHAVVARAAVEAGANIVNDVSGGQADPEMFATVAALGVPYILMHRRGTPATMQQLTDYDDLIGDLLRYFQEQTQRAIASGIPPEHLMIDPGIGFAKTTPQNLTLLRELRQFQTLGYPILLGPSRKRFIGDVLNLPHPKDRVWGTAAVCCHAIAQGVAMLRVHDVAAMVQVCRMADVLWRSP; from the coding sequence ATGAAGGGCTGGTACGTGGGCGATCGCGCCCTTGTTTGGGGAGAGCGCACCTATACCATGGGGATCTTAAATATCACCCCCGACAGTTTTAGTGATGGCGGTGACTTTTTTAATCCCGCTAGTGCCGTTGCCCATGCCCTCGAAATGGTTGCCGCTGGGGTGGATGTCATTGATGTGGGGGGTGAGTCCACTCGTCCGGGAGCCAGTGAAGTGCCCATTAGTGCCGAGTTGGCGCGCGTGTTGCCCGTGATTGAGGGCATCCGTCAGCAGTCGCAGATTCCCATTTCCATTGATACCACCCATGCCGTGGTTGCCCGCGCTGCCGTGGAAGCTGGTGCCAATATTGTTAACGATGTCTCAGGGGGGCAGGCGGATCCTGAAATGTTTGCCACGGTAGCGGCATTGGGGGTGCCCTATATCCTCATGCATCGGCGAGGAACCCCCGCCACGATGCAGCAATTAACGGACTACGACGATTTGATTGGCGATTTGCTTCGCTATTTTCAAGAACAAACGCAGCGGGCGATCGCCAGTGGCATTCCCCCGGAACACCTAATGATTGATCCCGGTATCGGGTTTGCCAAGACCACGCCCCAGAACCTCACCCTTTTACGAGAGTTGCGGCAATTTCAAACCCTTGGATACCCGATCCTCCTTGGCCCTTCGCGCAAACGCTTTATTGGTGATGTCCTGAACCTGCCCCATCCCAAAGACCGAGTTTGGGGGACAGCGGCAGTTTGCTGCCACGCCATTGCTCAAGGGGTGGCAATGCTTCGTGTCCATGATGTGGCAGCCATGGTGCAGGTATGTCGGATGGCTGATGTGCTCTGGCGATCGCCCTAG
- a CDS encoding DUF4129 domain-containing protein, with protein sequence MNFFDDLRWQGDRQWRQLGEALEYTFLQLFRQQTEPFWEDSPSLEAWLRWFFQGVLLVGLGFALYFLGRSLWRWWQRRSPSSSATPLSTLEERPRPVEEWLELAQNLQLAGDYRGACRALYMALLYRLQEAGWLRLETHWTNGDYLRELERLFQLGERSPAVRRCIQHLFQVHSRSYYGGEAVDAQTLATCQAAYFEAEPFLRETQQ encoded by the coding sequence GTGAACTTTTTCGATGATCTGCGCTGGCAGGGCGATCGCCAGTGGCGACAATTGGGTGAAGCCCTTGAGTACACCTTTCTCCAACTCTTTCGCCAGCAAACGGAGCCGTTTTGGGAGGACTCCCCCTCCTTAGAGGCATGGCTACGCTGGTTCTTTCAAGGGGTCTTGCTCGTTGGCCTTGGGTTCGCCCTGTATTTCCTAGGGCGCAGCCTGTGGCGATGGTGGCAGCGGCGATCGCCTTCCTCCTCAGCGACACCCCTTTCTACCCTTGAGGAGCGCCCCAGACCCGTGGAGGAATGGTTGGAACTCGCCCAAAACCTACAATTGGCGGGAGACTACCGAGGAGCCTGCCGTGCCCTTTATATGGCTTTGCTCTATCGGTTGCAGGAGGCGGGCTGGCTGCGGCTTGAGACCCATTGGACGAATGGCGACTACCTGCGGGAATTGGAGCGGCTCTTTCAACTGGGGGAGCGATCGCCAGCCGTGCGGCGGTGTATTCAGCACCTCTTTCAAGTTCACAGTCGCAGTTACTATGGCGGCGAAGCCGTGGATGCCCAAACCCTAGCCACCTGTCAAGCGGCCTACTTTGAGGCAGAACCCTTTCTGCGGGAGACCCAACAATGA
- a CDS encoding CHAD domain-containing protein, translating to METLGHVAYAAFEKYYRKISKHEPGVIRDRDVEAIHQMRVGLRRLRTALEVFCDTVRLPKGVSIQRVRAIAGSLSPVRDLDVMMLALKEQYYPHLPRSEQQQLAKLIKKLEKQRTELLQKALQLLRSDRYRKLQQGLEEWLAAPQYREIANLPTELIAPDILLPLVCQLLLHPGWQVAIEWQGDRPLFLAVSNPPQWLQTAGEDLHDLRKQTKRVRYQMELFSSVYGDAFSEQVSAFARLQELLGTLHDGVVLHDFFRTQLGLNLRQASPCLAEMIALEQTRQWQTWRCVQQEYLSPEKRHQVRSLLLMPPMTTNANGKSFSQKMIPASN from the coding sequence ATGGAAACCCTAGGGCATGTCGCATACGCCGCTTTTGAGAAGTACTACCGCAAAATTAGCAAACATGAGCCGGGGGTGATTCGCGATCGCGACGTTGAGGCAATTCACCAGATGCGGGTGGGTCTGCGTCGCCTGCGAACCGCTCTGGAGGTATTTTGTGACACGGTTCGTTTGCCCAAGGGAGTCTCCATTCAGCGGGTACGGGCGATCGCCGGCAGTCTCAGCCCCGTACGGGATTTGGATGTGATGATGCTGGCGCTCAAGGAGCAGTATTACCCTCACCTGCCCCGTTCTGAGCAACAACAACTGGCAAAACTGATCAAGAAACTCGAAAAGCAACGGACAGAACTGCTGCAAAAAGCGCTTCAATTGCTGCGCAGCGATCGCTATCGCAAATTGCAACAGGGGCTTGAAGAATGGCTAGCTGCCCCTCAATATCGTGAGATTGCTAACTTACCGACGGAACTGATTGCGCCAGATATTTTACTGCCCTTGGTGTGTCAACTGTTGCTGCATCCGGGGTGGCAAGTGGCCATTGAGTGGCAGGGCGATCGCCCCCTCTTCCTTGCGGTCAGTAACCCGCCCCAGTGGCTGCAAACAGCGGGTGAAGATCTCCACGATCTACGCAAGCAAACCAAGCGGGTACGCTACCAAATGGAACTGTTTAGCAGTGTCTATGGGGATGCCTTTAGCGAACAGGTGAGTGCTTTTGCCCGGTTACAGGAACTTCTCGGCACCCTTCATGACGGTGTTGTTCTCCATGACTTCTTCCGTACCCAACTGGGTCTGAACCTGCGCCAAGCCTCTCCCTGTCTCGCAGAAATGATTGCCCTAGAGCAAACACGACAATGGCAAACTTGGCGCTGCGTACAACAGGAATATCTCAGTCCCGAAAAACGCCATCAAGTGCGCTCCCTCCTCCTGATGCCCCCCATGACGACAAATGCCAACGGGAAATCCTTCAGTCAAAAGATGATTCCTGCTTCCAACTAA
- a CDS encoding ferredoxin-thioredoxin reductase variable chain has product MSVMEQQALSVGLRVRVKTPTIIYHHPDHRNEPFDIQGMEGEICAILNDWQGRPISPNYPIQVRFSPKFIAHLHPDELEVI; this is encoded by the coding sequence ATGAGTGTTATGGAGCAACAAGCCCTAAGTGTCGGTCTGCGGGTGCGCGTCAAGACCCCTACTATCATCTATCACCATCCCGATCACCGTAACGAACCCTTTGACATTCAAGGGATGGAAGGGGAAATCTGCGCTATTCTCAACGACTGGCAAGGCCGTCCCATTAGTCCCAACTACCCAATTCAGGTGCGGTTTAGTCCCAAGTTCATTGCCCATTTGCACCCCGACGAACTGGAAGTGATTTAG
- a CDS encoding MFS transporter, translating to MPLDPSSPNSAATSARPPLSLLTKLAFGAGDLGTAITANLQVFFLMVFLTNVAGLNAGLAGSVLMIGKIWDAINDPIIGYLSDRTPVGKWGRRHIWMISAALPFGISFFLNWWVPTRDQWLLFGYYVFIGILFNTFYTAVNLPYTALTPELTEDYHERTSLNSFRFAFSIGGSIGSLLLAQVLFQLIKEPQAQYLLLGGIATVLSVLPIYWCVWGTRQRVREFERHTPSSGQSPLPLKTQLRLVFSNRPFLFVMGIYLCSWLAVQITASLIPFFIGDWLQMSPAEYTQVALAVQSTAMIMLFVWSTVSRRIGKKAVYYMGMALWIIAQAGLFLLQPGQTTLVYACAILAGFGVSTAYLVPWSMIPDVIDLDELNSGQRREGVFYAFMVLLQKIGLALGLFLVGQALQWAGYISTVAGEPPPVQPPSALLAIRIAIGPLPTFFLIVGMILAYLYPITQPVHQEILLKLHAKRQGETTA from the coding sequence ATGCCACTAGACCCATCCAGCCCAAATTCCGCTGCCACCAGTGCCCGTCCACCCCTTTCCCTATTGACAAAACTTGCCTTTGGCGCCGGTGATCTCGGAACTGCTATCACTGCCAATTTGCAGGTGTTTTTCCTGATGGTGTTCTTGACCAATGTGGCTGGACTCAATGCTGGATTGGCAGGCAGTGTGCTGATGATTGGCAAAATCTGGGATGCCATCAATGACCCGATCATCGGTTACCTGAGCGATCGCACCCCTGTGGGCAAGTGGGGACGCCGCCACATCTGGATGATCTCAGCAGCCCTTCCCTTTGGTATCTCCTTCTTTTTGAACTGGTGGGTGCCGACTAGAGATCAATGGCTGCTTTTTGGTTACTACGTCTTCATTGGTATTCTGTTCAACACGTTTTATACTGCCGTCAACCTTCCCTACACTGCCTTAACACCAGAACTGACAGAGGATTACCATGAGCGCACTAGCCTTAACAGCTTTCGCTTTGCCTTTTCTATTGGCGGGAGTATCGGTTCTCTACTGCTTGCCCAAGTTCTCTTTCAACTGATCAAAGAGCCGCAGGCTCAGTATCTTCTTCTTGGGGGCATTGCCACTGTCCTCTCCGTCCTGCCCATCTATTGGTGTGTCTGGGGCACACGGCAACGGGTACGCGAGTTTGAACGGCATACCCCCAGCAGTGGCCAAAGCCCTTTACCCCTGAAAACGCAACTGCGCTTGGTCTTTAGCAATCGTCCTTTCCTGTTCGTGATGGGGATTTACCTCTGTTCTTGGCTGGCGGTGCAAATTACTGCCTCGCTGATTCCCTTTTTTATTGGCGATTGGTTGCAAATGTCCCCCGCTGAATATACGCAAGTGGCGCTGGCAGTGCAATCGACGGCGATGATCATGCTCTTTGTCTGGAGTACGGTGAGTCGGCGTATTGGCAAGAAGGCGGTTTATTACATGGGCATGGCACTGTGGATTATTGCCCAAGCTGGCTTGTTTTTATTGCAGCCGGGACAAACAACGTTGGTTTATGCCTGTGCGATTCTGGCGGGGTTTGGGGTTTCGACGGCCTACCTTGTCCCTTGGTCAATGATTCCCGATGTGATTGATCTGGATGAACTCAACAGTGGCCAGCGGCGGGAGGGGGTCTTCTATGCCTTTATGGTGCTACTGCAAAAAATCGGTCTTGCCTTGGGGCTGTTTCTCGTAGGTCAGGCCTTGCAGTGGGCGGGTTACATTTCCACAGTTGCTGGCGAACCGCCGCCTGTTCAACCCCCCTCGGCACTGTTGGCAATTCGCATTGCCATTGGACCTTTGCCGACGTTCTTTCTCATTGTCGGCATGATTTTGGCCTACCTCTATCCCATTACCCAACCCGTCCACCAAGAGATTCTCTTGAAGTTGCACGCCAAACGCCAAGGGGAGACTACGGCATGA
- a CDS encoding photosystem I assembly protein Ycf3 — MPRSQRNDNFIDKTFTVMADLILKVLPTSSQSKTAFAYYRDGMSAQADGEYAEALENYQAALELEEDPNDRSYILYNIGLIHASNGDHEKALEYYHQALELNPRMPQALNNIAVIYHYLGTQAEEQQRSEEAEQLFDRAADYWKRAIQLAPNNYIEAQNWLKTTGRSNIDVYF; from the coding sequence ATGCCGCGATCGCAACGGAACGACAATTTTATTGACAAAACCTTTACGGTCATGGCTGACCTCATTCTCAAGGTCTTGCCCACCAGTTCGCAGTCAAAAACCGCCTTTGCCTATTATCGCGATGGCATGTCTGCCCAAGCGGACGGGGAATATGCTGAGGCACTGGAGAACTACCAAGCAGCCCTAGAACTAGAGGAAGACCCCAACGATCGCAGCTACATTCTCTACAACATTGGCCTGATCCACGCCAGCAATGGCGATCATGAGAAGGCACTGGAATATTATCACCAAGCCCTTGAACTCAATCCCCGCATGCCCCAAGCCCTTAATAATATCGCAGTGATCTACCACTACTTGGGGACACAGGCAGAAGAGCAGCAGCGCTCAGAGGAGGCTGAACAACTCTTCGATCGCGCCGCAGACTACTGGAAACGGGCGATTCAACTGGCACCCAATAACTACATCGAGGCGCAAAACTGGCTGAAAACCACTGGCCGCTCCAATATAGATGTCTATTTCTAA
- a CDS encoding universal stress protein — MIENILLADSGTGQSEQMLKSLMELPAIQRAAVTVLHVIPPKITAEEMAEQRQAGAKLLAEAVARLHLDPVISVNTMLREGDPKDTVLHVADEINADLIIMGSRGLKRLQSILENSVSQYVFQLSSRPMLLVRDDLFVKKINRIMVALNNSAAAKASLDLAVRLMEGVKGGKLILAHVNPDLKGHADTPSTAAEKDPILAEAATVAKQRGVEYQCVLTTGKPGEEICRIAADTNADLLVLGSPDRRPSIARSLPDLDRLLGTSLSDYVRVYAECPVLFVRQSEA, encoded by the coding sequence ATGATTGAAAATATTCTATTGGCAGACTCAGGAACTGGACAATCCGAACAAATGCTCAAGTCGCTGATGGAGTTGCCAGCGATTCAACGGGCTGCCGTTACAGTATTGCACGTGATTCCCCCGAAAATTACTGCCGAGGAGATGGCCGAACAACGTCAAGCAGGTGCCAAACTCCTAGCGGAAGCCGTTGCCCGACTGCACCTTGACCCGGTGATTAGTGTCAATACCATGCTGCGGGAGGGGGATCCCAAAGATACAGTGTTGCATGTGGCCGATGAAATCAATGCTGACTTGATCATCATGGGATCGCGGGGACTCAAGCGACTGCAATCCATTCTCGAAAACTCCGTCAGCCAGTATGTGTTTCAACTGTCTTCCCGACCGATGTTGCTGGTACGCGATGACCTCTTTGTGAAGAAAATCAACCGCATCATGGTAGCGCTCAATAATTCTGCCGCAGCCAAAGCCTCCTTGGACTTAGCAGTGCGCCTGATGGAGGGGGTCAAGGGCGGTAAACTCATTCTTGCCCATGTCAACCCTGACCTCAAGGGACATGCTGATACCCCCAGCACGGCTGCTGAAAAGGATCCAATTCTTGCGGAAGCGGCAACGGTGGCCAAGCAGCGGGGTGTGGAATACCAGTGTGTCCTGACTACCGGCAAGCCCGGTGAAGAAATCTGCCGCATTGCTGCTGATACCAATGCCGATCTCCTCGTTCTGGGTTCCCCGGATCGGCGTCCGTCGATCGCCCGCAGTTTACCCGACTTGGATCGCCTCTTGGGCACTTCCCTTTCTGACTATGTGCGGGTCTATGCCGAGTGCCCCGTGCTCTTTGTGCGACAGTCGGAAGCGTAG
- a CDS encoding superoxide dismutase translates to MAFVQEPLPYDPGALEPYGMSAKTFEFHYGKHHKAYVDNLNKLTQDTELADKSLEDVIRITYGDPAKVGIFNNAAQVWNHTFFWNSLKPGGGGAPTGDVAARINSAFGSYDEFKSQFKNAAATQFGSGWAWLVLEAGTLKVTKTPNAENPLVHGQVPLLTIDVWEHAYYLDYQNRRPDFIDNFLNQLVNWDFVAKNLAAA, encoded by the coding sequence ATGGCATTTGTACAGGAACCCCTTCCCTATGATCCGGGTGCCCTTGAACCCTACGGGATGTCTGCGAAAACCTTTGAATTTCACTATGGCAAGCACCATAAAGCCTATGTGGACAATCTCAATAAACTGACCCAAGATACGGAACTCGCTGACAAATCCCTTGAAGATGTGATTCGGATCACCTATGGCGATCCGGCCAAGGTCGGCATTTTCAACAATGCAGCTCAAGTTTGGAACCACACCTTTTTCTGGAACAGCCTGAAACCCGGTGGCGGTGGTGCTCCCACGGGGGATGTGGCAGCCCGGATCAACAGCGCCTTTGGTAGCTACGACGAGTTCAAGTCCCAGTTCAAAAATGCGGCGGCGACCCAATTTGGCAGTGGTTGGGCATGGCTGGTGCTCGAAGCCGGTACGCTGAAAGTGACCAAAACCCCCAATGCCGAAAACCCCTTGGTTCATGGTCAAGTGCCCCTGCTGACGATTGATGTTTGGGAGCATGCCTATTATCTCGACTACCAAAACCGTCGTCCGGATTTCATTGATAACTTCCTCAACCAACTGGTGAACTGGGACTTTGTCGCTAAAAATCTAGCGGCTGCCTAA
- a CDS encoding phosphoglucomutase/phosphomannomutase family protein, translated as MVGSALRLDQVLLPEDAPIRFGTDGWRGIIGAEFTFNRLLRAAKAAAAVLYQTYGRGARPRIIVGYDRRFLAEQFATAVAELLASQGYEVWLSHCAAPTPAFSWAVKAEKAIGGLVITASHNPGIYAGLKVKGAFGGSVPTTVTQAIEAQLTQGDPPPVGEVKTDYQAFDPWPSYCAALRHHVDPKPIREAIASGKLQVCADVMHGVAAGGLERLLEIPISEFRRDRDPLFGGGAPEPIGCYLAATQEQLRQQHSATPTVCLVFDGDADRLAVIDGQGVLYTAQEIIPILIDHLAQHSTYRGAVIKSISSSDLVARVAAHHGLVVIETPIGFKYIGDRMLAGEVVLLGGEESGGIGYGHHLPERDALLSALYLLQALVTSGLSVGEYYQQLQRTTNFYSAYDRVDLTLASLTQRQKLEATLAERPFKEILNLPVSHCETIDGYKFHLADGGWLLVRFSGTEPLLRLYCQGKTPEQVQRILQWASQWAVAVAG; from the coding sequence ATGGTGGGTTCTGCCCTTCGTCTCGATCAAGTCTTACTGCCTGAGGATGCCCCCATTCGCTTTGGTACCGATGGTTGGCGTGGCATCATTGGGGCTGAGTTTACCTTTAACCGTTTGCTGCGGGCAGCCAAGGCAGCGGCGGCAGTGCTCTATCAAACCTATGGCCGTGGCGCAAGGCCGCGAATCATTGTCGGCTACGATCGCCGATTTTTAGCGGAACAGTTTGCCACAGCCGTTGCCGAATTACTGGCCAGCCAAGGCTATGAGGTATGGCTTTCTCATTGTGCGGCACCCACACCGGCTTTTAGTTGGGCCGTCAAAGCGGAGAAGGCGATCGGTGGACTGGTGATCACGGCAAGCCACAATCCCGGTATCTATGCAGGACTCAAGGTGAAGGGCGCCTTTGGCGGCTCCGTACCCACAACCGTCACCCAAGCCATTGAAGCGCAGTTAACTCAGGGAGACCCGCCACCTGTGGGTGAGGTCAAAACAGACTATCAAGCCTTTGATCCGTGGCCCAGCTATTGTGCTGCTTTACGGCATCATGTTGATCCAAAACCCATTCGTGAGGCGATCGCCAGCGGTAAACTGCAAGTCTGTGCCGATGTTATGCATGGGGTAGCCGCCGGGGGGCTAGAGCGATTATTAGAGATTCCCATATCGGAGTTTCGGCGCGATCGCGATCCCCTCTTTGGTGGGGGTGCCCCTGAACCCATTGGCTGTTATTTAGCCGCCACCCAAGAGCAACTGCGGCAACAACACAGTGCTACCCCGACAGTGTGCTTAGTCTTTGATGGCGATGCCGATCGCTTGGCGGTCATTGATGGCCAAGGGGTGCTGTACACGGCCCAAGAAATTATTCCCATCTTGATTGATCATCTGGCACAGCACAGCACTTACCGGGGAGCCGTGATCAAATCCATTAGCAGTTCTGATCTGGTGGCGCGCGTGGCCGCCCACCATGGTTTAGTGGTGATTGAAACGCCCATTGGCTTCAAATACATTGGCGATCGCATGCTGGCAGGGGAAGTTGTCCTCTTAGGTGGTGAAGAATCAGGGGGAATCGGCTATGGCCACCATCTTCCTGAGCGAGATGCCTTACTCTCAGCACTGTACCTACTACAAGCCCTAGTGACATCTGGCTTGAGCGTAGGGGAATACTATCAGCAGTTGCAGAGAACCACGAACTTTTACAGTGCCTACGATCGCGTTGATCTCACCCTCGCGTCCTTGACGCAGCGACAAAAACTGGAGGCAACGCTGGCCGAGCGCCCCTTCAAAGAGATTTTGAATCTCCCCGTCAGTCACTGCGAGACGATTGATGGCTACAAGTTTCATCTAGCCGACGGCGGTTGGTTATTAGTTCGCTTTAGTGGCACCGAACCCCTGCTCCGACTTTACTGCCAAGGGAAGACGCCTGAACAGGTGCAGCGCATTCTACAATGGGCAAGTCAATGGGCAGTTGCAGTTGCTGGCTAA
- the gatC gene encoding Asp-tRNA(Asn)/Glu-tRNA(Gln) amidotransferase subunit GatC: MATKVITAEDVRKVAHLARLAVDESEIEALTQQLDSILDYVNQLSELDVTDIPPTTRAIEVSNVTRPDVLEPWPNPEDLLAIAPDREDDFFRVPKIM, translated from the coding sequence ATGGCAACAAAAGTCATTACCGCAGAGGATGTGCGCAAGGTCGCTCATTTGGCTCGCCTCGCCGTTGATGAAAGTGAGATTGAAGCCCTGACCCAGCAACTAGATAGCATCCTTGACTATGTGAATCAACTGAGTGAACTGGATGTCACAGATATTCCGCCGACAACCCGTGCGATTGAAGTCAGTAATGTGACCCGTCCCGATGTGTTGGAACCTTGGCCGAATCCTGAGGACTTACTGGCGATCGCCCCGGATCGCGAGGATGACTTTTTCCGTGTGCCCAAAATTATGTAA